The genomic region AATCCGCACTTTATCCACAAACTCAGCTGCCTTCATTGCAGCGTTCGGGGTAAAGTGAATATCGGCCACCAGCGGCACCGATAATCCCTGCCGTTTCATCTCGTCGCGGATGTTTTTCAGATTCTCGGCATCCTTGATGCTTGGTGCGGTGATCCGCACAATTTCACATCCCACTTCAATCAGTTTGCGGACCTGTTCCACGGTACCTGCTGTATCCATGGTATCGCTGGTGGTCATGGATTGAATCCGGATGGGGTTGTTGCCACCAATCCCGATGCCGCCAACCAGGACCTCGTGGGTCTTCCGGCGTGTTCTCAGGTAGGGATTTTCTATATAGCTTAATCGGACAGGATGTAAACTCATGGTCGTTTCCAGGGAATCAGTTCAAAACTTTTGTCGTCACGCGCCGTCTCTGTCAGAAATCTGGCTTCATCACCCAGATACCGGTCCACCGCCCAGTGCGCGAAGTAAATGACAGGTGTAATCGATAAGGCAATTAAAAATTTATAAATGTAGTTGGTCAGCCCGATTGAGGTCAGTTCTGACAGAGCCATCTGTGAGCCAAAGGCGATGTACAACACCACCAGCGAATCCACCAGTTGTGAGACGATGGTAGAACCGGTGGCCCGCAGCCAGATATGGCGGTTACCGGTTCCCTTTCTGATGAGATAGAATACCTGTATGTCGATCATTTGCCCGATCAGGTACGCAATCATCGACCCGATGATCACCATCCCCGAATTCGCAAAAACCATGCGGAATGCCTCATCAGATACGGGTGAATTCGGGGCAGCCGGAATATTCACATCAATCATGATCAGGGCAAAAACCACAACCAGCATGACCATACCCACCAGGGTAACAAACCGGACACCCCGGCGGCCATAGTACTCGTTCAGCAGATCGGTGATGATAAAGGTGACCGGGAATGGAATCACCCCCATGGTCATGGTGAATCCGGCAACCTGAATAAATTTGGAAGCAGTCACTTCAGCCATGATCAGGAACGTGAGGAACAAGGCCATCAGAATCAGAAAAAGTCGTTGTCCTTTGGTCACAACCCGGATCTCCGTTTTTGGGGAAAGAACAAAAGTAGCCCGAAAATAATTCTTTCTCTACCCGCGACTGATTTC from Bacteroidota bacterium harbors:
- a CDS encoding queuosine precursor transporter — translated: MALFLTFLIMAEVTASKFIQVAGFTMTMGVIPFPVTFIITDLLNEYYGRRGVRFVTLVGMVMLVVVFALIMIDVNIPAAPNSPVSDEAFRMVFANSGMVIIGSMIAYLIGQMIDIQVFYLIRKGTGNRHIWLRATGSTIVSQLVDSLVVLYIAFGSQMALSELTSIGLTNYIYKFLIALSITPVIYFAHWAVDRYLGDEARFLTETARDDKSFELIPWKRP